In one window of Halocatena salina DNA:
- a CDS encoding PadR family transcriptional regulator, with translation MPVHLDTHTPEADLTPGTTKSDIVAFLYDNPEYGYKPIEIRNHLDIPHGTATTTLKRLHEEGYIGKTDDSYYHALDNREDLRRYVASLDQLQRMFNRPTDETDMGDAPAEDIDIAAVEDELDALENEIQDE, from the coding sequence ATGCCAGTCCATCTTGATACGCACACGCCCGAGGCGGATCTTACGCCGGGAACCACGAAATCCGACATCGTGGCGTTTCTCTACGACAATCCCGAGTATGGGTACAAACCCATCGAAATCAGGAATCACCTTGACATCCCACACGGGACCGCGACGACGACCCTCAAACGTCTTCACGAAGAGGGCTATATCGGTAAGACCGACGACAGCTACTACCACGCCCTCGACAACCGCGAAGACCTCCGCCGCTACGTCGCCTCTCTCGACCAGCTCCAGCGGATGTTCAACCGGCCAACCGACGAGACCGACATGGGAGACGCACCCGCCGAGGACATCGACATCGCTGCGGTCGAGGACGAGCTTGACGCACTAGAAAACGAGATACAGGATGAGTGA
- a CDS encoding TM1802 family CRISPR-associated protein — translation MPTDRTAATSTDNEDHGHAQSPEAQFLAQLPQRRPATMYDVGMQYALLDWYESVMAADGELQIDPEHMMAMTPTAKRELFGEPDSLIVVTVDLTDPEQPHLDTEQPVTIETMASDLRYRVGHSYPTNKTSSMTDYSITTHKSADAHHLAGRREDAWGTNNVCDRFTNWATSDAAQRVLADETIGDRWILKALIEIGKDKTEMDRLSTAFIDAAGGNEDTEYEALITIRVRLPNEETERYPGEIPVLNEVMFEQKADRLTSISVDDGTGDGVGFLTNTDGTVTGGSSGLFGAYGKKQREHFPNLSPSGTESWRTRPLSIDSALAIATADSVLDDFYRPMGQSRRFYVLPYLAHPPETLSPADVEWFFETVFTPLREADGQAFEETIEQLYHQSAMAAQRAENESDRLFGDVDTAQETRAWDAVRFATVFVVTGNPDRIFFETLDADLYRPAALQNTHNQIVGAAPFMSPGIFNTITSHDDALLNPEASLHRSILFGTYFVQTTEPTRTSRAATETPKAGDIDDTRLQRLRRFLTEERIAPDKLLEGYVHKLVQDQRRMVDEEYRGVAFPHVSILKQYAQLRALTDIDALESTPTAADTTLLTTHMSTDSTADATPESRDERLEQFIEQHEVIRESPERQAVFLLGGLVGRLSSYQRNKNISSTLVRRYPIDYLTKQSIKEVTKEVLQMNTTYIQADNRSMRMNARYIDPLPALMLDADPETWTFTQNELQWLYGLGIGYGVADTDEFTEDEAATPTE, via the coding sequence ATGCCCACTGATCGCACAGCCGCCACGTCCACAGACAACGAGGATCACGGGCACGCCCAGTCGCCGGAAGCACAGTTTCTCGCCCAACTGCCACAACGGCGGCCAGCAACGATGTACGACGTCGGTATGCAGTACGCCCTGTTGGACTGGTATGAGTCAGTCATGGCCGCAGACGGAGAGCTCCAGATCGACCCCGAGCACATGATGGCGATGACACCGACGGCAAAACGGGAACTATTCGGGGAACCAGACAGCCTCATCGTCGTCACGGTTGATCTCACCGATCCCGAGCAGCCCCATCTCGACACAGAGCAGCCCGTCACGATCGAGACAATGGCGTCTGACCTCCGGTATCGAGTGGGGCACTCGTATCCGACGAACAAGACGAGTAGCATGACCGATTACTCGATTACCACCCACAAGAGCGCGGATGCTCACCATCTGGCTGGACGCCGCGAGGATGCGTGGGGAACGAATAACGTCTGTGATCGGTTTACCAACTGGGCAACCAGCGACGCTGCCCAGCGTGTCCTTGCCGATGAAACGATCGGGGATCGCTGGATTCTGAAAGCACTCATCGAGATTGGCAAGGACAAGACAGAGATGGACCGTCTCAGTACCGCGTTCATCGACGCTGCAGGTGGAAATGAGGATACAGAGTACGAGGCACTCATCACCATTCGTGTGCGACTTCCTAATGAGGAGACCGAACGGTACCCCGGCGAGATTCCGGTATTAAACGAGGTGATGTTTGAACAGAAGGCTGACCGCCTGACAAGCATCAGTGTTGATGACGGGACCGGGGACGGTGTCGGGTTTCTTACCAACACTGACGGGACTGTCACAGGCGGCTCATCTGGCCTGTTTGGTGCCTACGGGAAAAAACAACGTGAGCACTTCCCGAACCTCTCTCCTTCGGGGACTGAAAGTTGGCGCACCCGCCCGCTCTCAATCGACAGCGCACTGGCGATCGCAACGGCAGATAGCGTTCTTGACGATTTCTATCGCCCGATGGGACAGAGTCGCCGGTTCTACGTGCTCCCCTATCTGGCACATCCGCCCGAAACCCTCTCACCAGCGGATGTCGAGTGGTTCTTCGAGACGGTCTTTACTCCTCTCCGCGAGGCGGACGGCCAAGCGTTCGAGGAAACCATCGAACAACTGTACCACCAGTCAGCGATGGCCGCACAGCGCGCTGAAAACGAGTCGGACCGACTGTTCGGGGATGTCGACACCGCACAGGAGACGAGGGCCTGGGATGCTGTTCGCTTCGCAACGGTCTTCGTCGTGACCGGGAATCCCGATCGCATCTTCTTCGAGACACTAGATGCAGACCTCTATCGACCCGCCGCGTTGCAGAATACACACAATCAGATCGTTGGGGCGGCGCCGTTCATGTCTCCAGGAATCTTCAATACGATCACGTCACATGACGATGCTTTGCTCAATCCGGAAGCGTCGCTCCATCGGTCGATCCTGTTCGGGACATATTTCGTCCAAACGACCGAGCCGACACGCACTAGTCGAGCGGCCACAGAGACACCAAAGGCGGGTGACATCGATGATACCCGGTTGCAACGACTTCGGCGATTCCTGACGGAAGAGCGTATTGCACCAGACAAATTGCTAGAAGGATACGTCCACAAGCTGGTGCAGGATCAGCGGCGGATGGTGGACGAGGAGTATCGTGGAGTTGCATTCCCCCACGTAAGCATCCTGAAACAGTACGCACAGTTGCGTGCATTGACGGACATCGACGCCCTCGAATCGACGCCCACAGCGGCAGATACCACACTTCTCACGACGCATATGAGTACAGACTCTACAGCAGACGCGACACCCGAATCGCGTGACGAACGACTCGAACAGTTTATTGAACAGCACGAGGTCATCAGGGAGAGTCCCGAGCGACAGGCTGTGTTCTTGCTCGGCGGCCTCGTCGGCCGTCTCAGTAGCTATCAGCGAAACAAGAACATCTCATCAACGCTGGTCCGTCGGTATCCGATCGACTATCTCACCAAACAGAGTATCAAGGAGGTGACTAAAGAAGTCCTGCAGATGAACACGACATATATCCAAGCAGACAACCGAAGTATGCGGATGAATGCGCGATATATCGATCCGCTCCCAGCCCTGATGCTGGATGCAGATCCCGAAACCTGGACCTTCACACAAAACGAGCTGCAGTGGCTCTATGGATTGGGTATTGGCTATGGTGTCGCCGACACGGACGAGTTCACTGAGGATGAGGCTGCTACACCGACTGAATAA
- a CDS encoding recombinase family protein, protein MSETTALYCRVSTADQDLSRQRQITSEYATDRLGVEPAEIELYLDKQTGTNTDRDGYRDLMNDIENGEIRQVIASEVSRISRSVRDFSATVERIVDENSVGLHILDMGIDLDPNDSDPYTRAFLTVAATFAELEAEIKRENVREGIAAAQEQGKWHGRPPFGFDVGSEGYLTPNDDYEKAVVALDELDKGASKRKLACSLGISRSTVRKIADNRERYTAD, encoded by the coding sequence ATGAGCGAAACAACTGCACTCTATTGTCGGGTATCGACGGCTGACCAGGACCTCAGCCGTCAGCGGCAGATCACCAGCGAGTACGCGACCGATCGCCTCGGTGTCGAGCCAGCCGAGATCGAATTATATCTCGACAAACAGACTGGGACGAATACCGACCGTGACGGATACCGGGATCTTATGAACGACATCGAGAACGGCGAGATCCGGCAGGTGATCGCGTCGGAGGTCTCTCGGATCTCCCGGTCGGTACGGGATTTCAGCGCTACTGTCGAGCGCATTGTGGACGAGAACAGCGTTGGGCTGCACATCCTGGATATGGGGATCGATCTTGATCCGAACGACTCCGATCCCTACACGCGCGCGTTTCTGACTGTCGCTGCGACGTTTGCGGAACTCGAAGCCGAGATCAAACGCGAGAACGTCCGGGAAGGGATCGCTGCGGCGCAAGAGCAGGGCAAATGGCACGGTCGTCCACCGTTCGGCTTCGACGTTGGGTCCGAAGGGTATCTCACACCGAACGACGACTACGAGAAAGCGGTCGTGGCGCTCGATGAACTCGATAAAGGCGCGAGCAAGCGCAAGTTAGCATGTTCACTCGGAATTTCCCGATCGACTGTACGGAAGATCGCGGACAACCGCGAGCGGTACACAGCCGATTAA
- a CDS encoding phosphotransferase family protein, with protein MTIPTDFSSYLHQRFDHDDPSSSGLGGKGTVHIIDDDTDSEGFVVKFCKRNSPHVLKYFDAASSNDLAVDALAVESHVLTVVAERTSILVPEVLAVDLSPSKLPPYFVMEKSTGDSLHGQFHDLALDKQKRLMAEIGTTLTVVHESFPFSTCGPLRVVDDTLKPVDEYQWTEWCDTQWTTCLERLRETRFADLVPELKSWYATHRQYLPETSQAVLVHDDFRPANLLVDDAMESVTAIIDWEDVLAAPPEYQLARLEFLFIDVYEFPTETQSQLRTALYDSYGRFQLTDAYQKRRKLYQLLSILWKTGNFRATHQDTDEELRTSLVQQRRHRIQQMMSTSS; from the coding sequence ATGACTATTCCAACAGATTTCAGCTCTTATCTCCACCAACGATTTGATCATGATGATCCATCCTCATCCGGGTTAGGTGGCAAGGGAACTGTACATATCATCGATGACGACACCGATAGTGAGGGATTCGTTGTCAAATTCTGTAAACGAAATTCTCCGCATGTGCTAAAATACTTTGACGCCGCTTCATCTAACGACCTTGCAGTTGACGCTCTTGCTGTTGAGTCCCACGTGCTGACCGTAGTTGCTGAGCGAACGTCGATTCTAGTTCCAGAAGTTCTCGCAGTTGATTTATCCCCGTCTAAGTTACCGCCGTATTTCGTCATGGAGAAGTCCACGGGTGATAGTCTGCATGGGCAGTTTCACGATCTCGCCCTTGACAAACAGAAACGTCTCATGGCTGAGATCGGGACAACCCTGACTGTCGTCCACGAGTCGTTTCCGTTCAGCACGTGTGGGCCACTCCGAGTCGTTGACGATACCCTCAAGCCAGTCGATGAATATCAATGGACAGAGTGGTGTGACACTCAATGGACCACCTGTCTCGAACGACTTCGGGAGACACGCTTTGCCGATCTTGTTCCTGAATTGAAGTCGTGGTATGCGACGCACCGACAGTACCTTCCTGAGACTTCACAGGCAGTGTTGGTTCACGATGATTTCCGCCCGGCGAACCTCCTTGTTGACGACGCAATGGAATCTGTGACAGCGATCATCGATTGGGAAGACGTTCTAGCCGCTCCCCCCGAGTACCAGCTTGCGCGCCTCGAATTTCTGTTCATCGATGTGTATGAATTTCCAACGGAGACACAGTCCCAGTTACGAACCGCTCTCTACGACAGCTACGGACGGTTTCAGCTGACTGATGCGTATCAAAAACGACGTAAACTCTATCAACTCCTCTCCATTCTCTGGAAAACGGGGAATTTCAGAGCTACTCATCAGGACACGGATGAAGAACTTCGAACGTCACTTGTTCAGCAGCGCCGTCACCGAATCCAGCAGATGATGTCAACTAGTAGTTGA
- a CDS encoding transposase: protein MPTTIASNQTVFKTIADNSDFYWPHYRDPETELTSSDLEAFEHDVHRLACEWFKHDAHDDVEAFISWCPLYHLDFSPHDAHPSWHAKTKPAVPMIRALMVMELHDWEHETALIGYLANHPDLVDALGFETTPDQSTIWRARHERFSDELLRSIEECVTSLCLLATENGVSVPVSNSSSLKTDLPPLEESDDGPTQREILRRADELTAEAQRRIFPAFSLDHTEQASIPEDAFWELQTYLGLGENLCANEGARSFLTESTRKQTPLGHNHRHHIRQFSIESIREMYHEAMQRLLAETTSRSHFLGAASVAIDTTEGSPFTGDRTGHEDEILETKEDNNEYAYQWASIQTVGRGPRIMLDARPVRRGDTLVEIVTDLLDSAEDLIQIERVLMDREFDSQHVLERIVERGYEYLVPKRKQTSEKAVASRMEKHGVETAINERMLHLGKNEWHQTHLLYLPKREFSGQIEEGHERYVVFMSSEPVTGTVEGRVSFYSDRWEIEIGYKHVKRFMAKTTSKDFVLRFFYFAFACLLYSLWRLIDHLVQVFFTDTYGDDPWVTMHDVLTSLKKRTGIG, encoded by the coding sequence ATGCCAACGACGATCGCCTCCAATCAGACTGTGTTTAAAACAATAGCAGATAACTCCGATTTTTACTGGCCACACTACCGTGATCCAGAGACCGAGCTCACGAGTAGCGACCTCGAAGCGTTCGAACACGACGTTCACCGACTTGCTTGCGAGTGGTTCAAACACGACGCCCATGATGACGTAGAAGCATTCATCAGTTGGTGTCCGCTGTACCACCTCGATTTTAGTCCGCATGACGCACACCCATCGTGGCACGCGAAGACGAAGCCGGCAGTCCCAATGATTCGTGCACTGATGGTGATGGAGCTACACGACTGGGAGCACGAGACAGCTCTTATAGGGTATCTCGCCAATCACCCTGACCTGGTCGACGCACTCGGTTTTGAAACGACACCTGACCAGTCGACGATTTGGCGGGCTCGCCACGAGCGATTTAGCGACGAGTTGCTCCGCTCGATCGAGGAGTGTGTGACCTCACTCTGTCTACTTGCGACAGAGAACGGTGTGTCCGTTCCGGTGAGCAACTCCAGTTCGCTTAAGACCGATCTCCCACCGTTGGAGGAATCAGACGATGGTCCCACCCAACGAGAGATCCTTCGGCGAGCAGACGAACTCACAGCGGAGGCTCAGCGTCGTATTTTTCCAGCGTTTTCGCTTGACCATACGGAACAAGCGTCGATTCCGGAGGATGCGTTCTGGGAGTTACAGACGTACCTTGGACTGGGCGAGAACCTGTGTGCAAACGAGGGAGCCCGGAGTTTTCTCACCGAATCGACGCGCAAGCAGACCCCACTCGGCCACAATCATCGTCATCATATCCGCCAATTTTCGATTGAATCGATTCGGGAAATGTACCATGAGGCGATGCAGCGGCTTTTGGCTGAAACAACGAGTCGGTCACACTTTCTTGGAGCTGCATCCGTCGCGATCGATACGACGGAGGGGAGTCCGTTTACTGGCGATCGGACGGGCCACGAGGACGAAATCCTCGAGACAAAGGAGGATAATAACGAGTACGCGTATCAGTGGGCCTCGATTCAGACAGTTGGCCGTGGGCCACGGATCATGCTTGACGCTCGGCCAGTCCGGAGAGGCGATACGCTCGTTGAAATCGTCACAGACCTGCTTGATTCAGCCGAAGATCTGATTCAGATCGAGCGGGTGCTGATGGACCGAGAATTCGACAGCCAGCACGTCTTAGAGAGGATCGTCGAGCGTGGTTACGAGTACCTTGTCCCGAAGCGCAAGCAGACGAGCGAGAAAGCCGTTGCAAGCCGAATGGAAAAACACGGGGTGGAGACGGCGATCAACGAGCGTATGCTTCACCTTGGAAAGAACGAGTGGCACCAGACCCATCTGCTATATCTCCCCAAGCGAGAATTTTCAGGCCAGATTGAGGAGGGTCACGAACGATACGTTGTGTTCATGTCGTCAGAACCGGTGACGGGAACGGTTGAAGGTCGAGTTAGCTTCTATAGTGACCGTTGGGAGATCGAGATCGGCTACAAGCATGTTAAGCGGTTCATGGCGAAGACGACCTCAAAGGACTTCGTGCTCCGATTTTTCTACTTTGCGTTCGCCTGCTTGCTATACTCGCTCTGGCGGCTAATCGACCATCTGGTACAGGTGTTCTTCACGGACACCTACGGCGATGATCCATGGGTGACGATGCACGATGTGCTGACGTCGCTGAAGAAGCGAACCGGGATTGGGTAG
- the cas5b gene encoding type I-B CRISPR-associated protein Cas5b codes for MTHTSLNPVGRQCLSFTVSGQWAHFRRIDTTTDKQTYSVIPRTTVAGLIGAILGKPRDSYYHLFAPDTSAIAIEPLEPVRTMQIPMLTLPTEKGDIKQAEHVSGKVVIDPAVIEEERKRRTFEYLLDPAYRVDVILEDTETYENLKTALETGTTVYTPALGKTECLATVECGSPDSETATAEFDVHQVTDVERIDSIVPESKLTPRPNTSYAMERTPAYMEQDGAHRRTTGFLSYGYSPAAEPLPVQNVSATTVDGRTVCFM; via the coding sequence ATGACACACACGTCGCTCAATCCCGTTGGTAGGCAGTGTCTTTCGTTCACCGTGAGCGGTCAGTGGGCACATTTCCGGCGCATCGACACGACGACTGACAAACAGACCTACAGCGTGATCCCCCGGACGACTGTTGCAGGCCTCATTGGGGCGATTCTGGGCAAGCCCCGCGATTCGTACTATCACCTGTTTGCCCCTGACACCTCGGCGATCGCCATCGAACCGCTGGAACCAGTCCGGACGATGCAGATCCCGATGTTGACGCTGCCGACAGAAAAAGGGGATATCAAGCAAGCCGAGCACGTAAGCGGCAAAGTCGTCATCGATCCCGCAGTGATTGAGGAGGAACGCAAGCGGCGGACGTTCGAATACCTGCTGGATCCAGCCTATCGGGTTGACGTCATCCTTGAGGATACGGAGACGTACGAGAACCTCAAGACGGCCCTCGAAACTGGCACGACCGTGTATACACCCGCGCTGGGAAAGACAGAATGTCTCGCGACCGTCGAATGTGGTAGCCCCGACAGTGAGACGGCTACCGCCGAATTCGACGTTCACCAGGTGACGGACGTTGAGCGGATCGACTCGATCGTCCCGGAATCAAAGCTGACCCCGCGACCGAACACGTCGTATGCGATGGAACGAACCCCAGCCTATATGGAGCAGGACGGGGCCCATCGACGGACGACTGGCTTTCTCTCGTATGGATACTCGCCGGCTGCCGAGCCACTCCCTGTCCAAAACGTGTCCGCTACCACGGTCGACGGTCGCACGGTCTGTTTCATGTGA
- a CDS encoding asparagine synthetase B family protein has protein sequence MSGLAAVYEDHSDSLAQHVFEEMLERISYRATDGEGVLRRDTILIGHQHLYTTPEEREEDQPLIDDGVAVALDGRIDNRTDLLAMLSIEKEGLTDTEIFLQLYIKYGVECFSKIIGPFAICIWDKKENRVVLARDKTGIRHLFYARTDHGAVICSDMHPLTVHPDVRAAVNSDVALSYLLQRQIPGKTFYTDIQAVLPGEYVSISSDNISTHRYWELEHHEHRLHTTDSLEEMLYELIHEAIKCRLRGVNPSGVMLSGGVDSTTVAGIATTMCDDLRGYSVVFDEYPAGIGFENPSVATEETERIHKAAQTFGIDTVEITGNRICPFSNEEVHEFTFADNPCHTTTQAVNNVMFQRAAADSCRILLTGHDAEYLRGTYLRIADLLRRGSIRKLIKEIVSDDAAVTTNLLNLGCYPLIADCLDATYSPAFPDQTPIPKIIGDEYNLFRELRPPTTHRFSFETLKNTRFAELFDTDINRYAKYAARRVALKNGVELRYPFSDARIVEFIVAVPAGELLQGGGAVPFIQSST, from the coding sequence ATGTCAGGATTGGCAGCTGTTTATGAAGATCACTCAGATTCTCTGGCACAGCATGTGTTTGAAGAAATGTTGGAACGGATCTCATACCGGGCTACCGATGGGGAAGGAGTATTGCGACGTGATACAATTCTCATCGGTCATCAGCATCTGTATACGACACCAGAAGAGCGTGAAGAGGATCAACCACTCATTGATGACGGTGTCGCTGTGGCGCTCGATGGGCGGATCGATAATCGAACCGACCTACTGGCAATGCTATCAATAGAGAAAGAGGGGCTAACTGACACTGAGATATTTCTACAATTGTATATTAAATACGGTGTTGAATGTTTCTCGAAGATTATTGGGCCGTTTGCTATCTGTATCTGGGATAAAAAAGAGAATAGAGTGGTACTCGCTCGGGATAAAACGGGGATTCGCCATCTATTCTATGCCCGAACAGATCACGGTGCCGTTATCTGTTCGGATATGCATCCGCTTACAGTCCATCCTGACGTGCGTGCAGCAGTCAATTCCGATGTTGCATTGAGTTATCTTCTGCAGCGTCAGATCCCAGGTAAGACGTTCTACACGGATATTCAAGCCGTGTTGCCGGGCGAGTACGTCAGTATCTCCTCAGACAACATCAGTACTCATCGATATTGGGAGTTAGAGCACCACGAGCACAGACTCCACACTACTGATTCGTTGGAGGAGATGTTGTATGAGTTAATTCATGAAGCAATCAAATGTCGGCTCCGTGGAGTGAATCCGTCCGGTGTAATGCTCAGTGGAGGCGTCGATTCGACAACTGTTGCTGGTATTGCCACAACGATGTGTGACGATCTCCGTGGATACTCCGTGGTGTTCGATGAGTATCCGGCAGGAATCGGGTTCGAGAACCCGTCTGTAGCGACAGAGGAAACAGAACGGATTCACAAAGCCGCCCAGACCTTCGGGATCGACACTGTGGAAATAACAGGAAACAGGATCTGTCCATTTAGTAATGAAGAGGTCCATGAGTTCACGTTTGCAGATAACCCCTGTCACACGACGACACAGGCCGTTAACAATGTCATGTTTCAACGAGCTGCTGCTGATTCGTGTCGAATACTTCTCACCGGTCACGATGCCGAATATTTACGGGGAACGTATCTTCGAATCGCAGATTTACTGCGCCGAGGCTCCATCCGCAAGTTGATCAAGGAGATAGTCAGTGATGACGCTGCTGTCACAACAAATCTATTGAATTTGGGGTGTTATCCACTCATCGCAGATTGTCTTGATGCGACCTACAGTCCAGCCTTCCCGGATCAGACACCGATTCCCAAAATAATCGGTGACGAGTATAACCTATTCAGGGAGCTTCGTCCGCCGACTACTCATCGATTCAGCTTTGAAACCCTCAAGAACACACGGTTTGCAGAGTTATTCGACACAGATATCAATCGATATGCGAAATATGCAGCACGACGAGTCGCACTGAAGAACGGAGTGGAACTTCGATACCCATTTTCTGATGCTCGAATCGTCGAATTCATTGTCGCTGTCCCCGCCGGAGAACTGCTACAAGGGGGGGGAGCCGTACCATTTATACAATCGAGTACTTGA
- a CDS encoding OsmC family protein → MPQFSVTAQSENPTKTSVEAREFEMTVDEPENAGGTNEGPNPLEYLISGQAGCLNATGHQVADDMGLDLDGIEIDITGEFDPAKFMGEATDERAGFQDVTVTIEADTDADDETLQQWAEQTEDRCPVTDNMQHSTPMDVSVTRL, encoded by the coding sequence ATGCCACAGTTCAGTGTGACCGCTCAGAGTGAGAATCCGACGAAAACAAGCGTCGAGGCGCGTGAGTTCGAGATGACGGTTGACGAACCCGAGAACGCGGGCGGGACGAATGAGGGACCAAATCCCCTCGAATACCTGATTAGCGGACAAGCAGGCTGTCTCAACGCGACCGGCCATCAGGTCGCGGATGATATGGGCCTCGACCTCGATGGAATTGAAATTGACATTACAGGCGAGTTCGATCCGGCGAAATTCATGGGGGAAGCGACTGATGAACGGGCCGGGTTTCAGGATGTCACAGTCACAATCGAAGCGGACACCGATGCAGATGACGAGACCCTCCAACAATGGGCCGAGCAGACCGAAGATCGGTGTCCAGTCACCGATAATATGCAGCACTCAACGCCCATGGATGTGTCAGTAACGAGACTGTGA
- the cas7b gene encoding type I-B CRISPR-associated protein Cas7/Csh2 translates to MSETDTTSVSNRSEIIFLYDAEDCNPNGNPLSANNKPRIDETTGQAVVTDVRLKRYLRDQLDDDDEGIYVRNPSKAPYDNVPTRDELFQHVTGLDEDEVDEMDGETVTDAFLTNATDVRYFGATCSFSENFQKALGEGFPGQFIGPVQFEHARSLHTVATKTESKQLSTVVASSEGDQQGTFASDNRLEYAFIRFHGIVNEVAAETTNLSSTDVERLDSLMWRALKNQTLTRSKAGHHPRLYLRVEYGTDEYHNGRLDDGIRLDETASKTDTELRNITDAVLNVDGFLTELANDAAHIETVYVKADRHIKVAVDGEVTGPDTLIMELKAAVGEDAVTEIDVYGTSE, encoded by the coding sequence ATGTCAGAGACAGATACTACTTCCGTTTCGAACCGATCCGAAATCATCTTTCTGTACGATGCAGAAGATTGCAATCCGAACGGCAATCCACTTTCAGCCAATAACAAGCCCCGCATCGACGAAACAACGGGCCAAGCGGTCGTCACCGATGTCCGTCTCAAACGCTATTTGCGAGATCAGCTTGATGACGACGATGAGGGTATCTATGTCCGCAATCCTTCGAAAGCTCCCTATGACAATGTTCCGACGCGGGACGAACTGTTCCAACACGTCACCGGACTCGACGAGGACGAGGTTGACGAGATGGATGGTGAGACGGTGACCGATGCGTTTCTCACAAACGCGACTGACGTTCGCTACTTTGGGGCCACATGCTCGTTCTCAGAGAACTTTCAAAAGGCCCTCGGCGAGGGATTTCCTGGCCAGTTCATCGGTCCGGTACAGTTTGAACATGCCCGCAGCCTCCACACAGTCGCAACAAAAACCGAATCGAAGCAGCTCTCGACTGTCGTTGCCTCCAGCGAGGGCGATCAGCAGGGAACGTTCGCGTCGGACAACCGGCTCGAATATGCGTTTATTCGCTTTCACGGGATCGTCAACGAGGTTGCCGCGGAGACAACCAACCTCAGTTCTACTGATGTCGAACGACTTGATTCACTGATGTGGCGTGCACTCAAAAATCAGACGCTCACTCGATCGAAAGCCGGGCATCACCCCCGGCTCTATCTTCGGGTCGAATATGGCACCGATGAATATCACAACGGGCGACTCGATGATGGCATCAGATTGGACGAGACGGCTTCAAAGACTGATACGGAATTACGCAATATCACAGATGCCGTATTGAACGTCGACGGGTTTCTTACGGAACTAGCCAACGACGCCGCCCACATCGAGACGGTGTATGTGAAGGCTGATCGTCATATCAAGGTCGCCGTGGATGGCGAGGTCACAGGGCCGGACACACTCATCATGGAGTTGAAGGCGGCTGTTGGCGAGGATGCCGTCACGGAGATTGACGTTTACGGAACTAGCGAGTGA